From one Peptoniphilaceae bacterium AMB_02 genomic stretch:
- a CDS encoding CpsD/CapB family tyrosine-protein kinase, whose protein sequence is MSKKHNYYGKSSVLDEAFVTLRTNIQFSEVDKKNKSLVITSSDPSDGKSSVAVRLCKSFAQTNVRVILVDCDLRNPSVGKVAKVDNNIGVTNVLVQHIDYKEAIIKDSNHPFLDYLLTGPIPPNPAELLGTEAMKALVKQLEADYDYVVFDSPPVGLLSDASILGTITDGVILVIAQNETRTEDIKRAINRVEHVGGKIIGAVLNKVDITTKRGAKNYYNYY, encoded by the coding sequence ATGAGTAAGAAACATAATTACTACGGAAAAAGTTCGGTGCTCGATGAAGCATTTGTTACTCTTAGAACGAACATACAGTTTTCGGAAGTAGATAAAAAGAATAAGTCACTCGTAATTACTTCTTCTGATCCTTCTGATGGAAAATCTAGTGTTGCTGTAAGGCTTTGTAAGTCTTTTGCACAAACAAATGTGAGAGTAATTCTAGTCGACTGTGACCTTAGGAACCCTTCTGTCGGTAAGGTTGCGAAAGTCGATAATAATATAGGTGTAACTAATGTTCTAGTTCAACATATTGATTATAAAGAGGCTATAATAAAGGATTCTAATCATCCGTTTTTGGATTATTTATTAACCGGGCCTATTCCTCCAAATCCTGCCGAGTTGTTGGGAACAGAGGCTATGAAGGCGCTGGTTAAACAGCTTGAAGCTGATTATGATTATGTTGTATTTGATTCTCCGCCGGTAGGACTTCTATCGGATGCTTCGATTCTTGGTACAATAACAGATGGTGTAATACTTGTTATTGCTCAAAATGAGACCAGAACAGAAGATATCAAAAGGGCAATCAATAGAGTAGAACATGTAGGAGGAAAGATAATCGGGGCTGTGTTAAACAAGGTTGATATTACAACTAAACGCGGTGCCAAGAATTATTATAATTATTATTAG
- a CDS encoding SH3 domain-containing protein produces the protein MRKLIILIISFLIVFTGCVAKKVEEPYESMRKDKVVKTAFDKVDEKEESKDEEKEDKEKTDFNEVEKPKVETEPEEEPEEPTKKYSKVTADILNMRFVASEQSSVIRQLYLDEIVEVLNVTGDWASVKIGEDSGYVNSTYLEELQVKKVKNEGTSLRASTFENAATIANPLKDEDVIVLESLTVEDVEWEHVKVGELEGYLLKSELR, from the coding sequence ATGCGAAAATTGATTATACTCATTATTTCGTTTTTGATAGTTTTTACCGGTTGTGTTGCAAAAAAAGTAGAAGAACCCTATGAATCAATGCGAAAAGACAAGGTTGTAAAAACTGCATTTGATAAAGTAGATGAAAAAGAAGAATCAAAAGATGAGGAAAAGGAAGATAAGGAGAAAACCGATTTTAATGAGGTAGAAAAACCCAAAGTCGAGACTGAACCTGAAGAAGAGCCTGAAGAACCTACTAAAAAGTACTCTAAAGTTACTGCAGACATATTAAATATGAGATTTGTAGCCAGTGAACAGAGCAGTGTTATAAGGCAGTTATATTTAGATGAGATAGTTGAAGTCTTAAATGTAACCGGAGATTGGGCTTCTGTTAAAATTGGTGAAGATTCCGGATATGTAAATTCTACTTATCTTGAAGAACTTCAAGTAAAAAAAGTTAAAAATGAAGGGACTTCTCTTAGAGCTTCAACCTTCGAAAATGCCGCTACCATCGCTAATCCACTTAAAGACGAAGATGTCATAGTCCTTGAGAGTTTAACCGTTGAGGACGTTGAATGGGAACATGTAAAAGTAGGTGAACTTGAAGGTTATTTATTGAAGAGTGAATTAAGATAA
- a CDS encoding CpsB/CapC family capsule biosynthesis tyrosine phosphatase: protein MIDIHNHIIPGVDDGSVSIEDSMEMVKQYIASGYKGVICTSHHYPQKYDVTAEMIKDGIKLLNEECKKQGLVFSFYPGNEIYLDESTLTKLDKREISSLNGSRYVLIELPFLTKPHYARSLIYQLQLKGYIPILAHVERYKYVQDDLDWLLDFIKSGCLMQVNISSISRDKNSDEYKTIMTLLKRNMVHFIATDAHRSTWRTPEVSKELEMFRKVLGADEFQRVALVNPVKVISDEFISSAYEKIIFEEEKEKNKKPGVFARIFKRLGWGEK from the coding sequence ATGATCGATATTCATAATCACATAATACCCGGAGTGGATGACGGTTCTGTATCTATAGAGGATTCTATGGAAATGGTTAAGCAGTATATCGCATCAGGATACAAGGGTGTAATATGTACAAGTCATCATTATCCTCAAAAGTATGATGTTACGGCTGAGATGATAAAAGATGGCATTAAACTCTTGAATGAAGAGTGTAAGAAACAAGGTTTGGTTTTTTCTTTTTATCCCGGTAATGAGATTTACTTGGATGAAAGTACCTTGACTAAACTTGATAAAAGAGAGATATCTTCTTTAAACGGAAGTAGATATGTGCTGATAGAATTACCTTTTCTAACTAAACCTCATTATGCACGTAGTTTAATCTATCAATTACAGCTAAAGGGTTATATACCTATTTTGGCTCATGTTGAGAGATACAAGTATGTTCAAGATGATTTAGACTGGCTTTTGGATTTTATTAAGTCCGGCTGTTTGATGCAGGTAAACATAAGCAGTATATCCAGGGATAAAAACTCTGATGAATACAAAACTATTATGACTCTATTAAAACGCAATATGGTTCATTTTATTGCAACTGATGCTCATCGCAGCACATGGAGAACTCCTGAAGTATCAAAAGAGCTTGAAATGTTCAGAAAGGTCTTGGGAGCTGATGAGTTTCAAAGAGTTGCACTGGTAAATCCGGTGAAGGTAATCAGTGATGAGTTTATAAGCTCTGCATATGAGAAGATAATTTTTGAGGAAGAAAAGGAAAAAAATAAAAAGCCGGGCGTGTTTGCAAGAATATTTAAAAGATTGGGATGGGGTGAAAAGTAA
- the hprK gene encoding HPr(Ser) kinase/phosphatase: MKSISIAKLAEALGLEVIITSSDFADRQISNDEVNRPGLQLAGYLEGFPYKRLQIIGKVEHEYYMDLDPEERYERFRGILSYPIPAIIFSHGKEINDEILKIGQYYNKTILRSELPTTKLISKIATVLDELLAEEITVHADLLEVYGMGVLITGDSSVGKSETALDLVTRGHRLVADDVVDIIKLDTGLRGSCPENIRHFLEIRGIGIIDIQRLYGVGSVKTSTLIDMVIHLEPWDDNKEYDRLGLDEEFTEILGMKLPIINVPVKPGRNVAMIVEVAIRNTRQKSLGYNAAIELNNRLIEDMKKKNEEANN; this comes from the coding sequence ATGAAAAGTATAAGCATTGCAAAATTAGCTGAAGCTCTTGGTTTAGAGGTTATAATTACAAGCTCTGATTTTGCCGATAGACAGATTAGTAATGATGAAGTTAATAGGCCGGGACTACAGTTAGCAGGATATTTGGAAGGCTTTCCATATAAAAGGCTGCAGATAATCGGAAAAGTTGAGCACGAGTATTATATGGATTTGGATCCCGAAGAAAGATACGAGAGATTTAGAGGGATACTTTCCTATCCAATACCTGCCATCATTTTCTCACATGGAAAAGAGATTAATGATGAGATATTAAAAATAGGACAATACTATAATAAGACTATTCTGCGTTCAGAGCTTCCAACTACCAAGCTGATTTCCAAGATAGCTACGGTGCTGGATGAATTGCTTGCAGAAGAAATAACCGTTCATGCAGATTTGCTCGAGGTTTATGGTATGGGTGTTCTGATAACGGGAGACAGTTCTGTCGGTAAGTCTGAAACTGCGCTAGACCTTGTGACAAGAGGGCACAGACTTGTAGCCGATGATGTTGTAGATATTATAAAATTGGATACAGGGCTTAGAGGAAGCTGTCCTGAAAATATAAGGCACTTCTTGGAGATTAGAGGTATTGGTATTATCGACATTCAAAGGCTATACGGGGTAGGTTCTGTAAAGACATCGACATTGATTGATATGGTTATTCATCTGGAGCCTTGGGATGATAATAAAGAATATGACAGGCTTGGTCTTGATGAAGAGTTTACTGAAATACTCGGTATGAAGCTTCCGATTATTAATGTGCCTGTTAAACCGGGTCGTAACGTTGCTATGATAGTCGAGGTGGCTATTAGAAATACAAGACAGAAATCTTTGGGATATAATGCTGCTATCGAACTAAATAATAGATTGATAGAAGATATGAAGAAAAAGAACGAAGAGGCAAATAATTAA
- a CDS encoding aminopeptidase P family protein, whose amino-acid sequence MINKRLREIRTLMANRGINAYLVTTSDPHQSEYLADFYKTREFISGFTGSAGTVVITKDEAILWTDGRYFIQAAYELSGTGFELYKMGVPGFPTVTEYLLNKVPVGGKIGFNGNTISFKLYRELLEALDQRMLISNLDFISDMWKDRPSIPSDKAYVHELKYTGTSAKQRIEKLRDEMYRIDADYNLIAALDDIAYLYCIRGNDVAYNPVVFSYALISKDKAYLYIDEEKLTDELNEHLEANDILVKPYDEIFEHLKEIPGKSNLIFDPKTVNLAVINSINANVRLVKTDSIIAKHKAVKNSTELDHMRNAFIKDGVAMVKFLNWLETGTPTGTVNEVLAAEKLNWFRSQQESFVEPSFNTISAYGENAAMPHYSPNEQNPVILKPSGLYLVDSGGQYLDGTTDITRTIALGDLTEDEKYHYTLTLKSHISLSDAYFKTGTTGYYLDAFARLPMLKHKIDFAHGTGHGVGYFLNVHEGPQSISTRFLDVKMEEGMVVSVEPGVYINDSHGIRIENLVVVEKVEKNEFGEFLGFEVLTICPIDTRPVVVDLLTDDELKWLNDYNKRVYDLVESHLTGSDLAYLKKATEEVKR is encoded by the coding sequence GTGATTAATAAAAGGCTTAGGGAAATAAGAACATTAATGGCAAATAGAGGGATAAATGCTTATCTGGTTACTACTTCAGATCCGCATCAATCTGAGTATTTAGCAGATTTTTATAAGACGAGAGAGTTCATATCCGGTTTTACAGGCTCTGCAGGTACTGTTGTTATAACCAAGGACGAGGCAATACTTTGGACTGATGGTAGGTATTTTATACAGGCTGCTTATGAGTTGTCAGGTACGGGATTTGAACTTTATAAGATGGGAGTGCCGGGATTTCCAACTGTTACTGAGTATTTGTTAAACAAGGTACCGGTTGGTGGGAAAATTGGATTTAACGGAAATACAATATCTTTCAAATTGTATAGGGAGTTATTGGAAGCTCTGGATCAAAGAATGCTAATCAGCAATTTGGATTTTATATCCGATATGTGGAAAGATCGTCCGTCAATACCAAGTGATAAGGCATATGTGCATGAATTAAAATATACGGGAACTTCCGCTAAGCAAAGAATCGAAAAGCTAAGAGATGAAATGTATAGAATAGATGCGGATTACAATTTAATAGCCGCTCTTGATGATATTGCTTACCTCTATTGTATCAGGGGGAATGATGTAGCGTACAATCCGGTTGTTTTCTCCTATGCACTTATTTCAAAGGATAAGGCGTATTTATATATAGATGAAGAAAAACTTACTGATGAGTTAAACGAACATTTGGAAGCTAATGATATTTTGGTGAAACCATATGATGAAATATTTGAACATTTAAAAGAGATACCGGGAAAGTCAAATCTTATATTTGATCCTAAAACCGTAAATTTAGCTGTAATTAATTCTATTAATGCAAATGTCAGATTGGTAAAGACTGATAGTATAATTGCAAAACATAAGGCTGTGAAGAATTCCACTGAGCTTGATCATATGAGAAATGCATTTATTAAAGATGGTGTTGCAATGGTTAAATTCCTTAACTGGCTAGAAACAGGAACTCCGACCGGCACTGTAAATGAAGTTTTGGCAGCAGAAAAGCTTAACTGGTTTAGGAGTCAACAAGAGAGTTTTGTTGAACCGAGTTTTAATACTATTTCAGCATATGGTGAAAATGCTGCAATGCCTCATTATAGTCCTAATGAACAAAATCCGGTAATTCTTAAGCCGAGTGGATTGTATCTAGTGGATAGTGGCGGGCAGTATCTGGACGGAACAACTGATATTACCAGAACGATTGCTCTTGGGGATCTTACTGAAGACGAAAAGTATCATTATACCTTGACGCTTAAGTCTCATATCTCACTGAGTGATGCATATTTCAAAACCGGAACTACCGGCTATTATCTGGATGCTTTTGCGAGACTTCCAATGTTAAAACATAAAATTGATTTTGCACATGGAACAGGACATGGTGTTGGATATTTCTTGAATGTACACGAAGGACCACAGAGTATTTCAACTAGATTCCTCGATGTGAAGATGGAGGAGGGAATGGTTGTTTCAGTTGAGCCGGGAGTGTATATCAATGATTCTCATGGAATCAGAATTGAGAACCTGGTTGTAGTTGAAAAGGTTGAAAAGAATGAGTTTGGAGAGTTCTTAGGCTTTGAGGTATTAACTATTTGTCCAATTGATACAAGACCTGTTGTGGTAGATTTACTTACTGATGACGAACTAAAATGGCTTAATGATTACAATAAGAGGGTATATGATTTAGTTGAAAGTCATTTAACAGGTTCTGATTTGGCATATTTGAAAAAAGCTACGGAAGAAGTGAAGAGATAA
- the uvrC gene encoding excinuclease ABC subunit UvrC: MTFDIGLELNKLPDKPGVYLMKDIDDEVIYVGKAISLKKRVRSYFNNDKNKHPKVVAMVKRIVSFEYIIVGNEVEALVLESNLIKEKKPKYNILLRDDKTYPFIKVTNEKFPRILKTRIVKNDGAIYYGPYPNAFAVNEIIDMLHEIYPIRSCNLDFDKGASLERPCLNYYIGRCPAPCVGLADEEKYMGYIDEIVEFLKGKTGKLTDYLNEQMKIKAAELNFEVAAKYRDYLQKIDVLMQKQRISKAGDQDIDLISLARGDRHACVMIFFMRSAKIVDSEHFILKDDFREEHGEIISSFIKQYYLDASYIPKEILVDHMPSDSTAIEDFLSGKRGTKVNVREPKRGEKVDLLEIVRKNAKESLLKYEEKQRKRERVVPLGYEMFVEMLELDSAERIEAYDISNISGVQSVGSMVVFTNGSKDSKEYRKFKIKTIIGSDDYGSMREVLERRLTRGLKEMVKNNNTGFGRLPNLIIMDGGKGQVSIAQSVLDEFNLNIPVAGLVKDDKHRTRGILYRGEEIGLKVSSPVYRFLYSIQEEAHRFAINYHRKLREKELVNSVLDEIPGVGKARRTEILKHFKSVENVKKASLEELKEVPKMTEKVARNIIDFFAKG, encoded by the coding sequence TTGACATTTGATATAGGTCTGGAATTAAATAAACTGCCCGATAAGCCGGGAGTTTATTTAATGAAGGATATTGACGATGAGGTAATTTATGTTGGTAAGGCCATTTCTTTAAAGAAAAGAGTCAGGTCTTATTTCAACAATGATAAAAACAAGCATCCCAAAGTTGTGGCTATGGTAAAGAGGATTGTTTCCTTTGAATACATCATAGTGGGCAATGAGGTGGAGGCTCTGGTTCTAGAGTCAAATCTCATTAAAGAGAAGAAACCAAAGTACAATATACTTTTAAGGGATGATAAGACCTATCCTTTTATAAAAGTTACGAATGAAAAATTCCCTAGAATTTTAAAAACCAGGATAGTTAAAAACGACGGAGCAATCTATTATGGTCCATACCCGAATGCTTTTGCGGTAAATGAAATAATCGATATGCTTCATGAGATTTATCCTATCAGGAGTTGTAATTTAGATTTTGATAAAGGTGCGAGTCTGGAAAGACCTTGCTTAAATTATTATATCGGAAGATGTCCAGCACCATGTGTCGGTTTAGCTGATGAAGAAAAATACATGGGTTATATAGATGAAATTGTGGAATTCTTAAAGGGAAAAACCGGTAAGCTTACTGATTACTTAAACGAGCAAATGAAGATAAAGGCTGCCGAGCTGAATTTTGAGGTTGCCGCAAAGTATAGGGATTATCTTCAAAAGATAGATGTGCTGATGCAGAAGCAGAGGATATCGAAGGCAGGAGATCAAGATATTGATTTAATATCACTTGCCAGAGGTGACAGGCATGCATGTGTTATGATTTTCTTTATGAGATCTGCTAAGATTGTAGACAGTGAGCATTTTATTTTAAAGGACGATTTTAGGGAAGAGCATGGAGAGATTATTTCTTCTTTTATTAAACAGTACTACTTGGATGCTTCTTATATACCTAAGGAAATCTTGGTAGATCATATGCCAAGTGACAGTACTGCAATTGAGGACTTTTTGTCGGGCAAGAGAGGCACTAAAGTCAATGTAAGAGAGCCAAAAAGAGGAGAGAAGGTAGATCTTCTGGAAATAGTTAGAAAGAATGCTAAAGAGTCCTTGTTGAAATATGAAGAGAAACAGCGGAAGAGAGAAAGAGTCGTACCGCTGGGTTACGAGATGTTTGTAGAAATGTTGGAGCTTGATTCTGCTGAAAGAATTGAGGCATATGATATTTCAAACATCTCAGGTGTTCAGTCTGTTGGATCTATGGTGGTTTTTACTAATGGAAGTAAAGATTCTAAGGAGTACAGAAAGTTCAAAATCAAAACCATTATTGGTTCTGATGACTACGGAAGTATGAGAGAAGTCCTGGAGCGAAGGTTGACACGAGGGCTCAAGGAGATGGTAAAGAATAATAACACGGGTTTTGGAAGACTTCCAAATCTAATCATAATGGATGGTGGAAAAGGGCAGGTATCAATTGCTCAAAGCGTTCTGGATGAGTTTAATCTGAATATTCCTGTTGCAGGACTGGTCAAGGATGATAAACACAGGACCAGGGGTATCCTCTACAGAGGAGAGGAGATTGGCTTGAAGGTGAGTTCTCCTGTTTATAGATTTCTTTATTCGATTCAAGAGGAGGCTCATAGGTTTGCTATTAATTATCATAGAAAGCTTAGAGAAAAGGAATTGGTAAATTCTGTTTTGGATGAAATACCCGGTGTGGGTAAAGCTAGAAGAACGGAGATTTTAAAGCATTTTAAGTCGGTTGAGAATGTTAAAAAAGCAAGTTTGGAAGAGTTAAAAGAAGTACCCAAGATGACTGAAAAAGTAGCAAGAAATATTATAGATTTCTTTGCAAAGGGGTGA
- a CDS encoding Wzz/FepE/Etk N-terminal domain-containing protein, whose amino-acid sequence MEEISLLELWYGIRKRILFIIFLTLLFGAAAFGVSKFLITPQYEASTTMVIGKPKDYGQENSDMIKYSDIQLNQKLVTTYSEIIKSRGIAKQVIDNLDLNVEVKELAKAVSVQTVKDTEVITVKVIDTIPRRAVDIANETSEIFRDSIKVIMNIDNVQILDAAELPEKPIKPSVLRNTAIGLILGLFISVGIAIVKETLDTTIKSPEEITSEFNLTVLGVIPNVKSGGLNE is encoded by the coding sequence ATGGAAGAAATTAGCTTATTAGAGCTTTGGTATGGGATAAGAAAGAGAATACTATTTATAATATTTCTAACCTTGTTGTTTGGAGCTGCTGCATTTGGAGTGAGTAAATTTTTAATTACTCCTCAATATGAGGCAAGCACTACCATGGTCATTGGTAAACCAAAGGATTATGGTCAAGAAAATTCAGATATGATTAAATATAGTGATATACAGCTGAACCAGAAGCTTGTCACTACTTATAGTGAGATTATTAAATCAAGAGGTATTGCAAAACAAGTTATAGACAATTTGGATTTGAATGTCGAAGTTAAAGAGCTTGCCAAGGCAGTGTCCGTTCAGACTGTAAAAGACACTGAGGTAATTACCGTTAAGGTTATTGATACCATACCTCGTAGAGCTGTAGATATTGCAAATGAGACGTCCGAGATTTTTAGGGATTCTATCAAGGTTATAATGAATATAGACAATGTTCAGATTCTTGATGCTGCAGAGCTCCCTGAAAAACCTATTAAGCCGAGTGTACTAAGAAATACAGCTATCGGTTTGATTCTTGGATTGTTTATAAGTGTTGGTATTGCGATTGTTAAAGAGACCCTGGATACTACAATTAAATCTCCTGAAGAGATTACATCGGAGTTTAATTTGACTGTTTTAGGGGTTATTCCTAATGTTAAATCTGGAGGGTTAAATGAGTAA